The proteins below come from a single Sphingomicrobium sediminis genomic window:
- a CDS encoding TolC family protein — protein sequence MKKHILALATASMAVAFATPAQGADLREAIAYALQTNPEIRQAVFNRQATQYERKQAEGFYYPRISVEASAGVRELRNPTRRSLGIADDTLYPRQIQLTVDQLLFDSGAREAEIRHQAARTDAAAARIEERSEFIALNISRAYIDYILQQRLVAIAEDNAAFHSALVGDLQQGVDSGSISIADLQQAQERLQSANARVVEAQEDLETAEIIFERLSGVEMGAVSMPPDLSGAMPESLGMAVEMAKNNNPLVEEAVADLAAARALIRKAKGEMGPRFNVEGRARYGEDIDGFAGVTEDYQALGVVRWTVFNGATNIYNVREQQARADQAHARLFETQRNAEESTRSAWTRLVNQGRLVTELAEQSRISDDLLLSYREQFGVGRRSLLDVLDAQNTRYNAMAQLETARLAQLYAQYRVLASVNRLVEAMNVDMARNAYEEDRREYWVNPVPATDRAEESLEYPVMGPPASDE from the coding sequence ATGAAGAAGCATATTCTGGCACTCGCAACGGCATCGATGGCCGTGGCTTTTGCGACCCCGGCCCAGGGGGCCGATTTGCGCGAGGCGATCGCCTATGCGCTGCAGACCAACCCGGAAATTCGCCAGGCGGTCTTCAATCGCCAGGCCACCCAATATGAGCGCAAGCAGGCCGAAGGCTTCTATTATCCGCGCATCTCGGTCGAGGCATCGGCGGGTGTGCGCGAGCTGCGCAACCCGACGCGTCGCTCGCTCGGCATTGCCGACGACACGCTTTATCCGCGCCAGATTCAGCTGACCGTCGACCAGCTCCTGTTCGACAGCGGCGCACGCGAGGCGGAAATCCGTCATCAGGCTGCCCGCACCGACGCGGCCGCCGCGCGCATCGAAGAGCGTAGCGAATTCATCGCGCTCAACATCAGCCGCGCCTATATCGATTACATCCTCCAGCAGCGCCTCGTGGCGATTGCCGAGGACAATGCCGCCTTCCACAGCGCGCTGGTGGGCGACCTCCAGCAGGGTGTGGATTCGGGCTCGATCTCGATCGCCGACCTGCAGCAGGCACAAGAGCGTCTCCAGTCGGCCAATGCCCGCGTCGTCGAGGCGCAGGAAGACCTCGAAACCGCCGAAATCATCTTCGAGCGCCTGTCGGGCGTCGAAATGGGCGCGGTCTCGATGCCGCCCGATCTGTCGGGTGCGATGCCGGAATCGCTCGGCATGGCGGTCGAAATGGCCAAGAACAACAACCCGCTGGTCGAAGAAGCGGTCGCCGATCTTGCCGCGGCGCGCGCACTCATTCGCAAGGCCAAGGGTGAGATGGGCCCGCGCTTCAACGTCGAAGGTCGCGCCCGTTATGGCGAAGACATTGACGGCTTTGCCGGCGTGACCGAGGACTATCAGGCCCTCGGCGTGGTGCGCTGGACCGTCTTCAACGGCGCCACCAACATCTACAATGTGCGCGAACAGCAGGCCCGTGCCGACCAGGCCCATGCCCGCCTGTTCGAGACGCAGCGCAATGCCGAAGAGTCGACCCGCAGCGCATGGACCCGCCTCGTCAACCAGGGTCGCCTGGTCACCGAGCTGGCCGAACAGTCGCGCATTTCGGACGACCTCCTGCTCTCCTATCGCGAGCAGTTCGGTGTCGGCCGTCGTTCGCTGCTCGACGTGCTCGATGCGCAGAACACGCGCTACAATGCGATGGCGCAGCTCGAAACCGCACGCCTCGCGCAGCTTTATGCGCAATATCGCGTGCTCGCCTCGGTCAATCGCCTCGTCGAAGCCATGAATGTCGACATGGCACGCAATGCGTACGAGGAAGATCGGCGCGAATATTGGGTCAATCCGGTCCCGGCGACCGACCGTGCCGAGGAAAGCCTCGAATATCCGGTCATGGGCCCGCCGGCCTCGGACGAGTAG
- a CDS encoding type I secretion system permease/ATPase — protein sequence MSFANWLVAENPRELDPVLDCLAFVARASDRPSSPVTLRAGLALDEQGLLPFHQIEPALDQVGMRGTATSRRVGAIKERELPAILELEGGRAAVLIEIEGKQALVYAPGIEEPLWVERSEVADAATGRVVLVEADPTREREGERPWDKAKRSHWFWSEVWKARKSFWPVILAAAVINLLALAVPLFTMNVYDRVIPNNAVSSLWVLAAGVGLALVFDYILRLARSRLVDDIGRKLDERYSQKIFEKVMNLPLAERKGSTGAFARRVSEYESVRDFFASTSVVLLVDIAFMAIFLVFIAMLAGWLVFVPIVLITIMLVVGVLLQKAMGRTALDAQADSSLQHSVLVEAIGGAETLKAARAEGQMLGRWRRFSGMAANTQEKMRRLTAIAVNLAAVTQQAMSVALIIGGFYLFHAGDITMGAIIAIVMIAGRAMAPVGQFAFLLTRAKTASATLDSLQAMMMAPDERSAEARSVVPEIRAGQVKFDRVSFRYPEAAGDSLADVSLSINPGERIGVIGRVASGKSTFGRLLCGLYAPTEGVMSIDGLDSRQYHPHQIRDAFRFVGQDAELFSGTVRDNLMLGAARASDEQLIDAVRRSGADLFLSQGAAGFDLNVGERGSQLSGGQRSLLVLARALVSDCKLLFLDEPTGAMDTQTERYFIDKLGNAIDADQTLVVSTHRHAMLSLVDRLLVIDKGRVVADGPRDEVMAKLNEAAAKKREGAG from the coding sequence ATGAGTTTCGCTAATTGGCTTGTCGCGGAAAACCCGCGTGAACTCGACCCCGTCCTCGACTGCCTCGCTTTTGTCGCGCGCGCGAGCGACCGGCCTTCATCGCCGGTAACGCTGCGCGCGGGACTGGCCCTCGACGAACAGGGCCTGCTTCCCTTCCACCAGATCGAACCCGCGCTCGACCAGGTCGGGATGCGCGGCACCGCGACGTCCCGCCGTGTCGGGGCGATCAAGGAGCGCGAGCTTCCCGCCATCCTCGAGCTTGAAGGCGGCCGCGCTGCGGTGCTGATCGAGATCGAGGGCAAGCAGGCGCTCGTTTATGCGCCCGGCATCGAGGAACCGCTCTGGGTCGAGCGTAGCGAAGTTGCCGACGCCGCCACCGGCCGCGTCGTGCTGGTCGAAGCCGATCCGACGCGCGAGCGCGAAGGCGAACGCCCCTGGGACAAGGCCAAGCGCAGTCACTGGTTCTGGTCGGAAGTCTGGAAAGCGCGCAAGAGTTTCTGGCCGGTCATCCTGGCCGCCGCGGTGATCAACCTGCTGGCGCTCGCCGTGCCGCTCTTCACCATGAACGTCTATGACCGGGTCATTCCCAACAATGCGGTGAGCTCGCTCTGGGTGCTCGCGGCGGGTGTCGGGCTGGCGCTGGTGTTCGACTATATCCTGCGCCTCGCTCGCTCGCGGCTGGTCGACGATATCGGGCGCAAGCTCGACGAACGCTATTCGCAGAAGATTTTCGAGAAGGTGATGAACCTCCCGCTCGCCGAGCGGAAAGGCTCGACCGGCGCGTTCGCGCGGCGGGTGAGCGAATATGAAAGCGTGCGCGATTTCTTCGCCTCGACCAGCGTCGTGCTGCTCGTCGACATCGCTTTCATGGCGATCTTCCTCGTCTTCATCGCGATGCTGGCCGGCTGGCTGGTTTTCGTGCCGATCGTGCTCATCACCATCATGCTGGTGGTCGGGGTGCTGCTGCAAAAGGCGATGGGTCGCACCGCGCTCGATGCGCAGGCGGACAGCTCCCTGCAGCATAGCGTGCTGGTCGAAGCGATTGGCGGGGCGGAAACGCTGAAAGCCGCGCGCGCCGAAGGGCAGATGCTGGGTCGCTGGCGTCGCTTCTCGGGCATGGCCGCGAATACGCAGGAGAAGATGCGCCGCCTGACCGCCATCGCGGTCAACCTGGCCGCCGTGACGCAGCAGGCGATGAGCGTCGCGCTGATCATCGGCGGTTTCTATCTCTTCCATGCCGGCGACATCACCATGGGTGCGATCATCGCCATCGTCATGATCGCCGGTCGCGCCATGGCGCCGGTCGGCCAGTTCGCCTTCCTCCTGACCCGCGCCAAGACGGCAAGCGCCACGCTCGACAGCCTGCAGGCGATGATGATGGCGCCCGACGAGCGCAGCGCCGAAGCGCGCAGCGTTGTCCCCGAAATCCGTGCCGGCCAGGTCAAGTTCGACCGCGTCTCTTTCCGCTATCCCGAAGCCGCCGGCGACAGCCTTGCCGACGTCAGCCTGTCGATCAATCCGGGCGAGCGGATCGGGGTGATCGGCCGCGTCGCCTCGGGCAAGTCGACCTTCGGGCGCCTGCTGTGCGGGCTCTACGCACCGACCGAAGGCGTGATGAGCATCGATGGCCTCGACAGTCGCCAATATCACCCGCACCAGATCCGCGATGCCTTCCGCTTCGTCGGGCAGGACGCCGAGCTTTTCTCGGGCACGGTACGCGACAACCTCATGCTGGGCGCCGCGCGCGCCAGCGACGAGCAGCTGATCGACGCGGTTCGCCGTTCGGGCGCCGACCTGTTCCTCAGTCAGGGTGCCGCCGGGTTCGACCTCAATGTCGGCGAACGCGGAAGCCAATTGTCGGGCGGCCAGCGCTCGCTACTCGTCCTTGCCCGCGCCTTGGTCAGCGACTGCAAATTGCTCTTCCTCGACGAGCCGACGGGCGCGATGGATACGCAGACCGAACGCTATTTCATCGACAAGCTCGGTAACGCGATCGATGCCGACCAGACGCTGGTCGTGTCGACGCACCGCCATGCGATGCTTAGCCTCGTCGACCGCCTGCTGGTGATCGACAAGGGCCGCGTTGTGGCCGACGGCCCGCGCGACGAGGTCATGGCCAAGCTCAACGAGGCGGCTGCCAAGAAGCGCGAGGGGGCGGGATGA
- a CDS encoding cell wall hydrolase encodes MMPLRTSLQRAGLALLLLVPLVLAALLWPQSPSDAHADVAPRNVASASLQGATLVAATTGEASVDMRAVGNDAQSINASLPYAGGPNPAAARFAGASAGTRDHGRAHLCLTQAIYYEAGFEPVQGRRAVAQVVLNRVKHPAFPASVCGVVYQGARQPVCQFSFTCDGSLNRAPAASAWARAKDIAAEALSGRVEPSVGMATHYHADYVAPKWAPMLAKVETIGTHIFYRWPGSWGRPGAFTERYIGEPAAASALRPADRIAMVEELVEVAPPPKPKAHPTREEDPTIYRAENDVGGLVDTRTGWRPSMPDPTKTSGARARIEFQQTYNAGEDVGPSDGGE; translated from the coding sequence ATGATGCCGCTGCGCACCTCCCTCCAACGTGCCGGGCTGGCGCTGTTGCTGCTTGTGCCGCTGGTGCTGGCCGCCTTGCTGTGGCCGCAGTCGCCGAGTGATGCGCATGCCGATGTCGCGCCGCGCAATGTGGCGAGCGCCTCGCTGCAGGGCGCGACCCTCGTCGCAGCCACGACGGGCGAAGCGTCGGTCGACATGCGCGCGGTCGGCAATGATGCCCAGTCGATCAATGCCTCGCTTCCTTATGCCGGCGGACCCAATCCTGCCGCTGCCCGCTTTGCCGGGGCGAGCGCAGGGACGCGCGATCATGGCCGCGCCCATCTCTGCCTCACGCAGGCCATCTATTACGAAGCCGGTTTCGAGCCGGTGCAGGGTCGCCGCGCCGTCGCGCAGGTCGTGCTTAACCGGGTCAAGCATCCCGCATTCCCGGCCTCGGTCTGCGGCGTCGTCTATCAGGGCGCGCGTCAGCCGGTTTGCCAGTTCAGCTTCACCTGCGACGGCTCGCTCAACCGCGCGCCCGCGGCCAGTGCATGGGCCCGCGCCAAGGATATCGCCGCCGAAGCGTTGAGCGGCCGCGTCGAGCCGAGCGTCGGCATGGCGACCCATTATCATGCCGACTATGTCGCGCCGAAATGGGCCCCGATGCTGGCCAAGGTCGAGACCATCGGAACGCACATTTTCTATCGCTGGCCAGGCAGCTGGGGCCGCCCCGGCGCTTTCACCGAACGCTATATCGGCGAACCGGCAGCAGCGAGCGCGCTGCGCCCCGCCGACCGCATCGCGATGGTCGAGGAACTGGTCGAGGTCGCGCCGCCGCCCAAGCCCAAGGCACATCCGACCCGCGAAGAGGACCCGACCATCTATCGCGCCGAGAATGATGTCGGCGGGCTGGTCGATACGCGGACCGGCTGGCGTCCCTCGATGCCTGACCCCACCAAGACGTCGGGCGCGCGGGCGCGGATCGAATTTCAACAAACCTACAATGCCGGCGAAGATGTCGGGCCAAGTGATGGAGGCGAATGA
- a CDS encoding HlyD family type I secretion periplasmic adaptor subunit, which translates to MMVARWSNLSGATRVILLVTLAFIAFLVWANFARVDEVTRGPGQVIPSSKVQLIQASEPSIVEELLVRSGERVEAGQLLARLDDTQSAAAVGEIAAETRSLEAREARLRAEGTGSSINCVGADCADERAVSAARRSALNSRVTALNAQARQAQADVDEATATINSLTSSVRLARDNVSRLEPLAQRNIVPQTELDEARREVIELEGRIASAREQRSRAQAAIAEANAQAAEARADFRQQALDERSQVASRIAVNRESLRGAEGRVARTELRSPVEGVVNNLAVTTIGGFVQAGESVMEVVPVGDKLLVETRVRPSDIAFVAVGDEALVTVTAYDFSIYGGLKGRVVEISADSIYDEVEREAYFNVIVETEVAYLQAGATRLPITPGMMTDTQIITGRKSVLAYLMKPFNKARSEALRER; encoded by the coding sequence ATGATGGTTGCGCGTTGGAGCAATCTGTCGGGGGCGACCCGGGTCATCCTGTTGGTGACGCTGGCGTTCATCGCCTTTCTCGTCTGGGCCAATTTTGCCCGTGTAGATGAAGTGACGCGCGGCCCCGGGCAAGTCATTCCGTCTTCTAAGGTCCAGCTCATACAAGCCAGCGAACCTTCGATCGTCGAGGAATTGCTGGTGCGCTCGGGCGAGCGGGTCGAGGCCGGCCAGTTGCTGGCGCGGCTCGACGATACGCAGAGCGCTGCGGCGGTCGGCGAAATCGCTGCCGAGACGCGCAGCCTCGAAGCCCGCGAAGCGCGCCTTCGCGCCGAAGGCACCGGCAGCTCGATCAATTGCGTCGGCGCCGATTGTGCCGACGAACGTGCCGTCAGCGCAGCGCGTCGCAGCGCGCTCAACAGCCGCGTGACGGCGCTCAATGCGCAGGCGCGCCAGGCCCAGGCCGATGTCGATGAAGCGACCGCCACGATCAACAGCTTGACCAGTTCGGTGCGCCTCGCGCGCGACAATGTGTCGCGCCTCGAGCCGCTGGCGCAGCGCAATATCGTGCCCCAGACCGAACTGGACGAGGCCCGCCGCGAAGTGATCGAATTGGAAGGTCGCATCGCCTCGGCACGCGAACAGCGTAGCCGGGCACAGGCCGCGATTGCCGAAGCCAATGCGCAGGCCGCCGAGGCGCGCGCCGACTTCCGCCAGCAGGCACTGGACGAGCGCAGCCAGGTGGCGAGCCGGATCGCGGTCAATCGCGAGAGCCTGCGCGGCGCCGAAGGGCGCGTGGCGCGGACCGAATTGCGCTCGCCGGTCGAAGGCGTGGTCAACAACCTCGCTGTCACCACCATCGGCGGCTTCGTCCAGGCGGGTGAAAGCGTGATGGAAGTCGTGCCGGTGGGCGACAAATTGCTGGTCGAAACCCGCGTGCGGCCCTCGGACATCGCTTTCGTCGCCGTAGGGGACGAGGCGCTGGTGACCGTGACCGCCTACGATTTCTCCATCTATGGGGGCCTCAAGGGTCGGGTCGTCGAGATCAGCGCCGACAGCATTTATGACGAGGTCGAGCGCGAGGCCTATTTCAACGTGATCGTGGAGACCGAAGTCGCCTATCTGCAGGCGGGTGCGACCCGTTTGCCGATCACGCCCGGCATGATGACCGACACACAGATCATCACCGGCCGCAAGAGCGTGCTGGCTTACCTGATGAAGCCGTTCAACAAGGCCCGTTCGGAAGCGCTGCGCGAGCGCTAA
- a CDS encoding transglutaminase-like cysteine peptidase, with the protein MERNSHRFAIAAAGLALLGFAAPASATDYDSPPPTLAISAAPVVSSAKSEALLGRPSALEAVTQGQRLGTFAHANAGAIPIPSSYPDRSRRAMFAPKLRTAHATRPDVFGSVALGVTRTPFDARWAGVFADNRLGSARRVATDLADADRMEAIKTINAYVNARVAFTEDRDQYRVADRWSRAADTLARGAGDCEDYAIAKMQMLRAAGFAEEDLYLVVLKDLVRRADHAVLVVRHEGRFLVLDNGTDKILDSDAVRDYRPILTYSAGQSWTHGYSRPQAPAFSTPIRVASL; encoded by the coding sequence ATGGAACGCAATTCGCATCGCTTCGCCATCGCAGCAGCAGGCCTCGCCCTGCTGGGTTTTGCCGCGCCTGCAAGTGCCACCGATTATGATTCGCCGCCGCCGACGCTGGCCATTTCCGCAGCGCCGGTCGTCTCGAGCGCCAAGAGCGAAGCCTTGCTCGGCCGCCCGTCGGCGCTCGAAGCCGTTACGCAGGGTCAGCGTCTCGGGACCTTTGCGCATGCCAATGCCGGCGCCATTCCGATCCCGTCTTCCTATCCCGACCGCTCGCGCCGCGCGATGTTCGCGCCCAAGCTGCGCACCGCGCATGCCACGCGCCCCGATGTCTTCGGCTCGGTCGCCCTCGGCGTCACCCGCACGCCGTTCGATGCGCGCTGGGCCGGCGTCTTCGCCGACAATCGCCTCGGTAGCGCGCGCCGCGTCGCCACCGATCTTGCCGATGCCGACCGCATGGAAGCGATCAAGACGATCAATGCCTATGTGAATGCGCGCGTCGCCTTCACCGAGGATCGCGATCAGTATCGCGTCGCCGACCGTTGGAGCCGCGCTGCAGACACGCTAGCGCGCGGTGCGGGCGACTGCGAAGATTATGCCATCGCCAAGATGCAGATGCTGCGCGCCGCCGGTTTTGCCGAAGAGGATCTCTACCTAGTCGTGCTCAAGGACCTCGTCCGCCGCGCCGATCACGCAGTGCTGGTGGTCCGTCACGAGGGCCGCTTCCTCGTGCTCGACAATGGCACTGACAAGATCCTCGATAGCGATGCCGTGCGCGACTACCGCCCGATCCTCACCTATTCGGCAGGCCAGAGCTGGACGCACGGCTATTCGCGTCCGCAGGCGCCGGCTTTCAGCACCCCGATCCGCGTCGCCTCGCTTTAG
- a CDS encoding alpha/beta fold hydrolase: MDTAKGRIGALVRGEANKGHTPILFLHGVGSDKGVWAPQVKHFAERRPAIAADYPGYGQSGLPLEATREDFADAMIALLDRLEIERAHICGLSLGGIIAMLMADRAPSRIASLILANTFARHPDGRDIHDNSIEGARRFGMSGLARDRVDRLLGDNPPPGLREETIAVMSKIPEAAYRMGARAVWLADLTSVAQKITRPTLVLCGEKDVVTPPELSNALADLIEGAERLDIPEAGHLSNAERPEAFNHAVEQFLSTVEQKV; the protein is encoded by the coding sequence ATGGATACGGCCAAGGGCCGGATCGGTGCGCTTGTGCGCGGGGAGGCAAACAAGGGCCATACACCGATCCTGTTCCTGCATGGCGTGGGGTCCGACAAGGGTGTCTGGGCGCCACAGGTCAAACATTTTGCCGAGCGGCGGCCAGCAATTGCCGCTGATTATCCGGGCTACGGCCAGTCGGGCCTGCCGCTCGAGGCAACGCGCGAGGATTTCGCCGATGCGATGATCGCGCTCCTGGACCGGCTCGAGATCGAGCGCGCGCATATTTGTGGTCTCTCGCTTGGCGGCATCATCGCCATGCTGATGGCCGACCGCGCACCGTCGCGGATCGCCAGCCTGATCCTCGCCAATACGTTTGCGCGCCATCCCGACGGCCGCGACATTCACGACAATTCGATCGAAGGCGCGCGCCGCTTCGGCATGTCCGGCCTCGCGCGCGACCGTGTCGACCGGCTGCTCGGCGACAATCCGCCGCCCGGCCTGCGCGAGGAAACGATCGCGGTCATGAGCAAGATTCCCGAGGCCGCCTATCGCATGGGCGCCCGGGCCGTCTGGCTCGCCGACCTCACCAGCGTCGCGCAGAAGATCACCCGCCCGACCCTTGTCCTGTGCGGCGAGAAGGACGTGGTCACCCCGCCCGAATTGTCGAACGCGCTTGCCGATCTCATCGAGGGCGCGGAGCGGCTCGACATTCCCGAAGCGGGACATTTATCCAACGCCGAACGGCCCGAGGCCTTTAACCATGCAGTGGAGCAATTCCTCTCCACCGTGGAGCAAAAAGTCTAA
- a CDS encoding (2Fe-2S)-binding protein: MTRFTLNGRPLAFDLDPQTPLLFALRDAANITSAKYGCDDQSCHACTVLVDGQAVRSCTLTIARAEGAVVQTVEGLAPDDPLFSAWEDEQVSLCGFCDPGFMCALSALLAVNSAPTEEELAAIPNRCPCGAGPRIRKAAQLAARRIRQASAPQAVQTADSNLTEGFSLGSGGDGN; encoded by the coding sequence ATGACGCGCTTCACCTTGAACGGCCGCCCGCTGGCCTTCGACCTCGATCCCCAGACGCCCTTGTTGTTCGCGCTGCGCGACGCGGCGAACATCACCAGCGCCAAATATGGTTGCGACGACCAGAGCTGCCATGCCTGCACCGTGCTGGTCGATGGCCAGGCGGTGCGCAGCTGCACGCTGACCATCGCGCGGGCCGAGGGCGCAGTGGTGCAGACGGTCGAGGGACTGGCGCCCGACGACCCGTTATTTTCTGCCTGGGAAGACGAGCAGGTGAGCCTGTGCGGTTTTTGCGATCCGGGCTTCATGTGCGCGCTATCCGCGCTGCTGGCGGTCAATAGCGCGCCGACCGAAGAGGAATTGGCGGCGATCCCCAATCGCTGTCCGTGCGGCGCGGGGCCCCGGATTCGCAAGGCGGCCCAGCTCGCAGCGCGTCGCATTCGCCAGGCATCGGCCCCGCAGGCCGTCCAAACGGCTGATTCGAACCTGACAGAAGGGTTCAGCTTAGGGTCAGGCGGCGACGGCAATTAA
- a CDS encoding RcnB family protein — MRSALTLVIAMALAAPAAAEASTMEMNQDRGQRVDRSDRVDRPNRAKARSERRASRSEARSERRASRPARSEARTERRSERRAATTNRSNRVERAERRERRTDRQLDRAQRVERRTDRNFTQGSRPERRADRRLEDAQRQERRADRNLDRVTRPNDRQARLERRNADGQNPRVREDWSRYDDGQRRIRDGRREQVDGTRRDRTRDGNRDGRRAGNRDGYRDGYRDGRREGYRDHRRWERNHWRSDRRYNWRHYRDRNRSLFRLAFYSDPFGWNYRRYNVGWYMRPAYYGHRFWINDPWQYRLPPVYGPYRWVRYYDDALLVDIYSGEVVDVIYNFFW; from the coding sequence ATGCGTAGTGCACTGACCCTTGTCATCGCCATGGCGCTGGCGGCCCCTGCGGCAGCCGAAGCCTCGACGATGGAAATGAACCAGGACCGCGGCCAGAGGGTCGACAGGTCCGATCGCGTCGACCGCCCCAACAGGGCCAAGGCGCGCAGCGAACGCCGCGCCAGCCGCAGCGAAGCGAGAAGCGAACGCCGTGCCTCGAGGCCGGCGCGCAGCGAAGCCCGCACCGAGCGCCGCTCGGAGCGCCGCGCGGCCACCACCAACCGTTCCAACCGCGTCGAACGGGCCGAACGACGCGAACGTCGGACCGATCGTCAGCTCGACCGCGCCCAGCGCGTCGAACGCCGGACCGACCGCAACTTCACGCAGGGCAGTCGCCCCGAGCGCCGCGCCGATCGTCGTCTCGAGGATGCGCAGCGCCAGGAACGGCGCGCCGATCGCAATCTCGACCGCGTGACGCGTCCCAACGATCGCCAGGCCCGCCTCGAGCGGCGAAATGCCGACGGCCAGAACCCGCGCGTGCGCGAGGATTGGAGTCGCTATGATGACGGCCAGCGCCGGATCCGTGACGGTCGCCGCGAACAGGTCGACGGCACCCGCCGCGATCGTACCCGTGACGGTAACCGCGACGGACGCCGGGCCGGTAATCGTGATGGCTATCGCGACGGCTATCGCGATGGCCGCCGTGAGGGCTATCGCGACCATCGCCGCTGGGAGCGCAATCACTGGCGTTCCGACCGTCGCTATAATTGGCGTCATTATCGCGACCGCAACCGCTCGCTGTTCCGGCTGGCCTTCTACTCGGATCCGTTCGGGTGGAATTACCGGCGCTACAATGTCGGCTGGTATATGCGGCCGGCTTATTACGGCCATCGTTTCTGGATCAACGATCCGTGGCAGTATCGCCTGCCGCCGGTCTACGGTCCCTATCGCTGGGTCCGCTATTATGACGATGCCCTGCTCGTCGACATCTATAGCGGTGAAGTGGTGGACGTGATCTACAACTTCTTCTGGTAG
- a CDS encoding PspA/IM30 family protein, which yields MGKSDNFFTRAKRIVAGGIDSALTKAEKATGPALLKQAVRDLEASRERLQRARRDALSNHDKALELRNQRLAEAKSLGEDAAYALSKDHDDLARDVLARQMARETEAGALAEQAAGLKAQAAELDKAIADLDPEIEKVRADVAAAIAAGGASVTGAVKREREAGDMVSKVRALLDRMSADDGGHADVSAMRREEELEARLAELKAKGGKAPKPKGKAKRK from the coding sequence ATGGGTAAATCCGACAATTTCTTCACGCGGGCCAAGCGGATCGTCGCTGGTGGGATCGACTCCGCGCTGACCAAGGCCGAAAAGGCGACGGGTCCCGCACTGCTCAAGCAAGCGGTGCGCGACCTGGAAGCAAGCCGCGAGCGCCTGCAGCGGGCGCGGCGCGATGCGCTATCCAATCATGACAAGGCACTCGAACTGCGCAACCAGCGCCTGGCTGAAGCCAAGTCGCTCGGCGAGGATGCGGCCTATGCGCTGTCGAAGGACCATGACGATCTGGCGCGCGACGTGCTGGCACGGCAGATGGCCCGCGAAACCGAAGCCGGCGCACTTGCCGAGCAGGCCGCAGGTCTCAAAGCCCAGGCCGCCGAACTCGACAAGGCGATTGCCGACCTCGACCCCGAGATCGAAAAAGTGCGCGCCGATGTTGCTGCTGCGATTGCGGCGGGCGGGGCGAGCGTGACCGGTGCGGTCAAGCGCGAACGCGAAGCCGGCGACATGGTCTCCAAGGTGCGTGCGCTGCTCGATCGCATGTCGGCCGATGATGGTGGGCATGCCGACGTGAGCGCGATGCGGCGCGAAGAAGAGCTCGAGGCGCGACTGGCCGAACTCAAGGCGAAGGGCGGCAAGGCGCCCAAGCCGAAGGGCAAAGCGAAGCGCAAATAG
- a CDS encoding Lrp/AsnC family transcriptional regulator: MLDEIDLQLLDLMQRDAARTADSLSEDVPLSPSAISRRLRRLRKHGWIAQTIALPAAKLTTDRLQALVIAQWSKGSSRGERDRKLRALRAVDEVQQLYEITGQLDLMMMLNCANMNELTGFVERHLDEPLIERRETHFIMRTEKVAPFVRLQPRRD; this comes from the coding sequence ATGCTCGACGAAATCGACCTCCAACTGCTCGACCTGATGCAGCGTGATGCGGCCCGCACGGCGGATTCGTTGAGCGAGGATGTGCCGCTGTCCCCATCTGCCATTTCGCGGCGGCTGCGACGGCTCCGCAAGCACGGTTGGATTGCACAGACCATCGCGCTGCCTGCCGCCAAACTGACGACCGATCGCCTGCAGGCGCTGGTCATCGCGCAATGGAGCAAGGGCAGCAGTCGCGGAGAACGGGACCGCAAGCTGCGCGCGCTACGCGCGGTCGACGAGGTCCAGCAACTCTACGAAATTACCGGCCAGCTCGACCTCATGATGATGCTCAACTGCGCCAACATGAACGAACTGACCGGTTTCGTGGAACGTCATCTCGACGAGCCGCTGATCGAGCGGCGCGAGACGCATTTCATCATGCGCACCGAAAAGGTCGCCCCCTTCGTGAGGCTGCAACCCCGGCGCGACTAG